From the genome of Papaver somniferum cultivar HN1 chromosome 2, ASM357369v1, whole genome shotgun sequence, one region includes:
- the LOC113347244 gene encoding phospholipase A1-Igamma1, chloroplastic-like, translating into MAFSLNKIVVFPSRLGYHPLLLQTNSSIKSLSSALFSSQRSCPCPLSSSSRLIRSVKVTTDDRALSSIITALEKQDNILKEDDQDEEQEQEQAQEQPSSRLAETWREIQGEDDWAGLLDPIDPILRTQLIRYGDMAQACYDAFDHDQFSKHCGSCKYIPKNFFPSLGMQDFGYDVSRYLYATSHINLPNFFKKSRWSKVWSRNANWIGYVSVSNDETSKMLGRRDITVAWRGTVTHLEWVADLMDYLKPVSADKIPCSDPSVKVESGFLDLYTNKDDESCRFGKYSAREQILTEIRRLIHKYSGEELSITMTGHSLGSALAILSAYDIAETGINVADDGKAVPVSVFSFSGPRVGNARFKNRLEGLGVKVLRVVNVHDTVPKVPGIFFNEHVPAIVQKMSGVTPWSYSHVGIELALDHRNSPFLKDTNDPGNAHNLEAHLHLLDGYHGKGHKFVLSSGRDPALVNKASDFLKDHYLVPPFWRQDENKGMIRNHDGRWIQPERPKHDDHPPDTHHHLKQLGLITDDDHFYHRPAS; encoded by the exons ATGGCTTTCTCGCTCAACAAGATAGTCGTCTTTCCGTCTAGACTCGGGTACCATCCGTTGTTACTGCAAACCAACTCATCGATAAAATCCCTCTCATCCGCACTATTTTCATCCCAACGATCCTGCCCATGTCCGCTATCATCATCTTCGAGATTGATACGATCCGTAAAGGTGACAACAGATGATCGTGCTCTTTCCTCCATTATTACAGCTTTAGAGAAGCAAGACAATATATTAAAAGAAGACGATCAAGatgaagaacaagaacaagaacaagcCCAAGAACAACCCAGCTCGAGATTAGCTGAAACATGGCGTGAAATCCAGGGTGAAGATGATTGGGCAGGTTTATTAGATCCGATTGATCCAATTCTACGTACCCAACTTATAAGATACGGAGATATGGCACAAGCTTGTTACGATGCATTTGATCATGACCAGTTCTCTAAACACTGTGGAAGTTGTAAATATATACCAAAAAATTTCTTTCCTTCGCTGGGAATGCAAGATTTTGGCTATGACGTATCTCGATATCTTTATGCAACTTCCCACATTAATCTTCCAAATTTCTTCAAGAAATCCAGATGGTCTAAAGTATGGAGTCGGAATGCAAATTGGATAGGGTACGTATCGGTATCAAATGATGAAACGTCCAAAATGTTAGGGCGCAGAGATATCACGGTAGCTTGGAGAGGTACGGTGACGCATCTAGAATGGGTTGCCGATTTAATGGATTACTTGAAACCCGTATCAGCCGATAAGATTCCATGTTCCGATCCATCTGTTAAAGTCGAATCAGGGTTTTTGGATCTCTATACGAATAAGGATGACGAAAGTTGTAGATTCGGGAAATATTCAGCGAGGGAACAGATTTTGACGGAAATTCGACGGTTAATACATAAATATTCCGGTGAGGAACTGAGCATAACAATGACCGGTCATAGTCTGGGTAGCGCTTTAGCGATATTGAGTGCCTATGACATAGCCGAAACGGGTATAAATGTGGCAGATGACGGAAAGGCTGTACCTGTATCCGTTTTCTCATTCTCGGGTCCCCGTGTCGGAAACGCTAGGTTTAAGAACAGGTTGGAAGGCCTTGGAGTGAAAGTTTTGAGGGTTGTGAATGTTCACGACACCGTGCCGAAAGTACCCGGTATATTTTTCAATGAGCACGTGCCAGCTATCGTGCAGAAGATGTCGGGAGTTACTCCTTGGAGTTATTCGCACGTGGGCATCGAGTTGGCTCTTGACCATAGGAACTCACCCTTTTTAAAGGACACAAATGACCCTGGTAATGCACACAATCTGGAGGCCCATTTGCATCTACTCGATGG GTACCATGGAAAGGGGCATAAATTTGTACTATCAAGTGGAAGAGATCCGGCATTGGTGAACAAGGCTTCTGATTTCTTGAAGGATCATTACCTAGTTCCGCCCTTCTGGAGACAAGACGAGAATAAAGGGATGATCAGAAATCACGATGGACGCTGGATACAGCCTGAACGACCTAAACATGATGATCATCCACCAGACACTCATCATCACCTTAAACAGTTAGGGTTAATTACTGATGACGATCATTTCTATCATCGTCCAGCATCATGA
- the LOC113347243 gene encoding protein transport protein SEC23-like: MDFNELEAIEGLRWSWNSWPASKSEVSALVIPLSILYTPLMKYTDLPLLSYDPLICNRCGAVLNPYARVDYQSRIWVCPFCYQRNPFPIGYAGIGENNIPAELFPTYTTVEYQQQGRKTSNVSSVVNSSPSWGRTNSFQSVVSSPMTSTFSSSSSLNCLDVKGNGPGIVFVVDTCSPEDELQALKNELLLVIAQLPENTLVGLVTFGSMVAVHDLGFMECSKVVLFHGERELSSDQVQEFLGICRPKHHIHGKTSVMHKQGFLLPISECEFNITTAIEEIRSSFQSVSGQRPQRSTGAAISISIGLLEGCIANTGSRIMVFTSGPATMGPGIVVDTDRSKSIRTHRDLISGQAPHYGKSCNFYKQLAARLCDASIVLDLFACSLDQVGAAELKVTIENSGGFLMLGESFGSDQFRKCLRHIFEQDTDGNLKMYFDATVEIVMTKEVQICGAFGPCVSLKRKSSSVSENEMGQGGTCHWKLCTLTNKTCIAFLFELGNEQSIQPGSAFLVQLITRYRYGSGGIRQRVTTAARRWVGPRSQEIPAGFDQEAAASVMARLAIHRAERCFARDVIRWVDNMLIKFASKFGDYVQEDPSSFRLTPNFSLFPQFMYYLRRSQFIDVFNSSPDETAFFRLMLNQEGVAGSLIMIQPTLFQYSFDGPPVPVLLDISSISPDVILLFDSYFCVVIHYGSKIAQWKKLGYDKDPNHESFRKLLEAPEIDAEQLVAERFPLPKLVKCDQHGSQARFLLAKLNPSITQNSTHTEGSEIIFTDDVSLQTFIEHLQELAVQG; the protein is encoded by the exons ATGGATTTCAACGAATTAGAAGCAATAGAAGGATTAAGATGGTCTTGGAATTCATGGCcagcatcaaaatccgaagtatCAGCACTGGTAATTCCTTTAAGTATATTATATACTCCACTGATGAAATATACTGATCTTCCTTTACTTTCATATGATCCATTAATTTGTAATCGATGCGGTGCTGTATTAAATCCATATGCTCGTGTTGATTATCAATCTAGAATTTGGGTTTGTCCGTTTTGTTATCAAAGAAATCCGTTTCCTATAGGTTATGCTGGAATTGGTGAAAATAATATACCTGCTGAACTTTTCCCTACTTATACTACTGTTGAATACCAACAACAAGGAAGAAAAACCTCAAATGTGAGTTCAGTTGTTAATTCGAGTCCGAGTTGGGGCAGAACAAATTCGTTTCAATCTGTAGTTTCTTCTCCAATGACGtctactttttcttcttcctcttcgttGAATTGTTTGGATGTAAAGGGAAATGGTCCGGGGATTGTGTTTGTTGTTGATACTTGTTCACCTGAAGATGAATTACAAGCACTTAAGAATGAATTATTACTTGTTATTGCACAATTACCGGAGAACACGCTTGTTGGGTTGGTGACATTTGGTTCGATGGTGGCTGTTCATGACTTGGGGTTTATGGAGTGTTCTAAGGTTGTTCTTTTTCACGGTGAACGTGAACTCTCATCGGATCAG GTCCAGGAGTTTCTGGGTATTTGTCGGCCAAAGCACCACATACATGGGAAGACATCAGTTATGCATAAGCAGGGTTTTCTACTTCCAATATCTGAGTGTGAGTTTAACATTACAACCGCAATCGAAGAGATTCGATCATCATTTCAGTCCGTGTCTGGTCAGCGCCCTCAAAGGTCCACAGGAGCTGCTATATCGATTTCCATTGGACTTCTAGAAGGATGCATTGCAAACACAGGATCTCGCATCATGGTTTTCACATCTGGTCCTGCAACCATGGGCCCAGGGATAGTGGTGGATACGGATCGAAGTAAATCCATCAGGACCCACCGTGATCTAATTAGTGGCCAAGCTCCACATTATGGCAAGTCGTGCAACTTCTACAAGCAATTGGCAGCGAGATTATGTGATGCGTCCATTGTCCTTGATTTGTTTGCTTGTTCTCTAGATCAGGTTGGTGCGGCCGAGCTTAAAGTGACAATAGAGAACTCTGGTGGCTTCTTGATGCTTGGGGAATCATTCGGGTCCGACCAGTTCAGAAAATGTTTAAGGCACATTTTTGAACAAGACACTGATGGCAATCTAAAGATGTACTTTGATGCAACAGTTGAGATAGTGATGACAAAGGAGGTTCAGATATGTGGGGCATTTGGCCCTTGTGTATCTCTGAAGAGAAAGAGTAGTTCAGTCAGTGAGAATGAAATGGGTCAGGGTGGTACCTGCCATTGGAAGTTGTGTACACTCACAAATAAGACATGTATAGCTTTCTTATTTGAATTGGGTAATGAACAGAGCATTCAACCAGGGTCTGCATTTCTTGTACAGCTCATTACACGGTATAGATATGGGAGTGGAGGAATTCGGCAAAGGGTGACAACTGCCGCAAGAAGATGGGTTGGACCACGTTCCCAGGAAATTCCTGCTGGATTTGATCAAGAAGCCGCTGCATCTGTCATGGCCAGACTTGCTATCCACCGAGCTGAACGGTGTTTTGCGAGAGATGTCATCAGATGGGTAGATAATATGCTGATCAAGTTTGCTTCTAAATTTGGTGATTACGTGCAGGAAGATCCATCTTCTTTTCGTCTCACGCCGAATTTCTCCCTTTTTCCACAGTTCATGTATTATTTGAGGAGGTCCCAATTCATCGATGTTTTTAATAGCAGTCCTGATGAGACTGCATTCTTTCGGTTGATGCTGAATCAAGAAGGGGTAGCTGGTTCTCTGATCATGATTCAACCTACCCTTTTTCAGTATTCGTTCGACGGCCCTCCCGTTCCTGTTCTTCTCGACATTAGCTCTATCTCTCCAGATGTTATTTTGCTGTTCGATTCTTATTTTTGTGTGGTGATTCACTATGGATCTAAAATTGCACAGTGGAAGAAGCTAGGGTATGATAAGGATCCAAATCATGAGAGCTTTCGGAAGCTTCTAGAGGCCCCAGAGATAGATGCTGAACAACTGGTGGCCGAACGATTTCCATTGCCGAAGCTTGTGAAATGTGATCAGCACGGTAGCCAAGCAAGATTTCTGCTAGCTAAGCTAAACCCATCTATTACTCAGAATTCAACTCATACAGAAGGGTCTGAAATTATATTCACGGATGATGTGAGTTTACAAACATTTATAGAGCATTTGCAAGAATTAGCAGTACAGGGCTAA
- the LOC113347245 gene encoding photosystem II reaction center W protein, chloroplastic-like, with protein sequence MATISASTSTALVAHTSLVRKNAFGVSSSPVLGLPAMSGRGRLTCSAEKKSSSSESIVGMSASLMAAASTMMMSNPALALVDERLSGEGTGLPFGLSNNLLGWILLGVFALIWANYFVYTATLEEDEESGLSL encoded by the exons ATGGCAACAATCTCAGCTAGCACTTCCACTGCCTTGGTGGCACACACCAGCCTTGTCCGCAAGAATGCCTTTGGCGTTTCATCTTCACCTGTCCTTG GATTGCCTGCAATGTCTGGAAGAGGACGTTTGACATGCTCCGCAGAGAAGAAGTCATCAAGCAGTGAAAGCATCGTCGGCATGAGTGCATCACTAATGGCAGCAGCATCGACCATGATGATGTCAAACCCAGCTTTGGCTTTAGTTGATGAAAGATTGAGCGGAGAAGGAACTGGACTTCCTTTTGGTTTGAGCAACAACCTTCTAGGATGGATTCTTTTGGGTGTTTTTGCTCTCATCTGGGCTAACTACTTTGTTTACACCGCTACCCTAGAAGAGGATGAAGAGTCTGGTTTATCTCTCTAA
- the LOC113353092 gene encoding probable galacturonosyltransferase 6: MKKRVRRQRILILSLLSVSIFVPVILFSIFTSSHVHKGLVEDLTTIKYKTETLQMMNSIEQEIEKELKEPTLALYKNETFVSDENVKSLEINETFGNARGTDGGELDKNQTRVQSVPFWPYGKGNSRKLIAGERDVQSRTLGARDEKVREIKDQVIMAKAYLKFSSQDKNSQLTKELKTRIRELDRAVGEALKDSDLSRSALQKMKSMEATLYKAGKTYTDCPAMATKFRAMTYNTEEELRALRNQANYLVELAARTTPKGLHCLSLQLVVDYFELQPEEREFPNQQKLHDPDLYHYVLFSDNILASAAVVNSTVSTSSEPGKMVFHLVTDELNFLSMRMWFLLNPPGQATIEIESIANIDSLPSKSVLKKKYSLDPRYFSPLNHLRFYLPEIFPALNKVVFLDHDVVVQRDLRGLWDVNMKGMVNGAVESCQKDYFSYRRMDMLINFRDPFIAKSFDVKSCTWAFGMNVFDLREWRRQNLTATYHQYLKLGEEKRLWKDRSLPLGLLTFYNQTMALDQRWHLLGLGYESGVGRSEIERAAVIHYDGHMKPWLEIGIAKYKSYWNKYIKYDHPHLEKCNIHA, translated from the exons ATGAAGAAGCGTGTTAGACGTCAGAGGATTCTAATCCTCTCATTACTATCCGTCTCTATATTTGTTCCAGTTATTCTTTTCtccatattcacttcttctcatG TGCACAAAGGGTTGGTTGAGGATTTAACTACCATT AAATACAAAACAGAAACACTACAAATGATGAATTCAATCGAACAG GAAATAGAAAAAGAGTTGAAAGAGCCTACATTAGCTTTATACAAAAATGAGACTTTTGTTAGTGATGAAAACGTCAAGTCGCTTGAAATAAACGAGACGTTTGGCAATGCAAGAG GGACTGATGGTGGGGAACTGGATAAAAATCAAACTAGAGTACAGAGTGTACCCTTTTGGCCTTATGGAAAG GGGAATTCTAGGAAGTTAATTGCTGGAGAAAGAGATGTCCAGTCCCGGACTCTGGGAGCAAGGGACGAGAAGGTGAGAGAGATAAAAGATCAGGTGATCATGGCGAAGGCATACTTGAAATTCTCATCACAAGACAAAAATTCACAATTAACCAAAGAGCTGAAGACACGAATTAGAGAGCTAGACCGAGCTGTGGGTGAAGCTTTGAAGGATTCAGACTTGTCAAGGAG TGCTTTGCAGAAAATGAAATCCATGGAAGCTACCCTGTATAAGGCCGGCAAGACTTACACTGACTGCCCTGCCATGGCAACAAAATTTCGGGCAATGACTTACAACACTGAAGAAGAGCTCCGAGCTTTGAGGAATCAGGCCAATTATCTCGTTGAGCTTGCTGCAAGGACTACGCCAAAGGGTCTTCACTGCCTCTCTTTGCAGCTTGTAGTTGATTACTTTGAACTGCAGCCCGAGGAGCGTGAATTCCCAAACCAACAAAAGTTGCATGACCCAGATCTCTATCACTATGTTCTCTTTTCTGACAACATCCTTGCCTCTGCAGCTGTAGTCAATTCCACTGTCTCGACTTCTTCT GAACCTGGGAAGATGGTCTTCCATTTGGTGACTGACGAACTCAACTTCCTATCGATGAGAATGTGGTTCTTGCTAAACCCACCTGGCCAAGCTACCATTGAGATTGAAAGCATTGCCAATATTGACTCTCTCCCTTCAAAGtcggtgttgaagaagaaatatTCCCTCGACCCCAGATACTTTTCTCCATTAAATCACCTTCGCTTCTATTTACCAGAGATCTTTCCTGCATTGAACAAAGTTGTGTTCCTTGACCATGATGTAGTGGTGCAGAGGGATCTCAGGGGATTATGGGATGTAAACATGAAGGGTATGGTGAATGGAGCTGTGGAGAGTTGTCAGAAAGATTATTTTTCTTACCGTAGGATGGATATGTTAATCAATTTCAGAGATCCATTTATTGCCAAGAGCTTTGATGTCAAGTCATGCACCTGGGCATTTGGCATGAACGTGTTTGATCTGCGAGAGTGGAGGAGACAAAATTTGACTGCCACCTATCATCAATACTTGAAATTG gGAGAGGAAAAGCGGTTGTGGAAGGATAGGAGTTTACCATTAGGGCTACTTACATTTTATAACCAAACGATGGCTCTAGACCAGAGATGGCACCTTCTCGGTCTTGGTTATGAATCAGGTGTTGGACGATCTGAGATTGAACGAGCAGCTGTTATTCACTATGATGGACATATGAAACCATGGCTCGAAATTGGAATTGCGAAGTATAAATCCTACTGGAACAAATATATTAAGTACGATCATCCACACTTGGAAAAATGCAACATTCATGCGTAG